From the genome of Vitis riparia cultivar Riparia Gloire de Montpellier isolate 1030 chromosome 2, EGFV_Vit.rip_1.0, whole genome shotgun sequence:
ttccatctTTAGTTAAGGTGGGAAAGATGGTAGTGGGAAAAATATTTCAGCGTGAGCAGGGAGCTGATTTTCATTGCTTTATGGCATCTCCCTCCGTGGAGTTGTAGGTCTAACAGTTGCGCTGTGTCTGTCACGggaagagaaacaaaaggaactATGTATTCCCTCAAATTTTGCTTTGAATTTCTTGTCAGTCTCCAATTCAATATACATGATTGGTTGTACCCTATCTTATCATATTGAGAtatcttttttctcctttcatgTTTTGATTAATCAAAACCATAGTTGAAATGTGTTCCCATACCAAAGAACAGAAAATGaaaaccctttaaaaataatttaaatttcatgttaaagataatatttaggTAGGTGGCAAAAGGTAATATTTGGTTgcaaaatacatatatatttgacctttttttttttttaacatgtgtaTAGAAACACAGGGTGATATCAATAATTTCAGGACACTGGCGGATAGGATGATAGGCGGATGTTGCTTTAAGCATATTCGTGGGAGTGCAGTGAATTTGGGGGCGAAAGTAGGGAGGGTATTTTGCAACCATAAAATGCTTTCtaggtttatttttaaattattttttctaaatattctttttttttttataccaattaaaaatcataatttttttttttaagttttcaaaaataaaacacatattCAGAAGGGTCATTTCCAACCATAGTTTGGAAAGAACAAAGAGGCaaaaatggatattttaatCACCGAAAAAGCTGGTTTAAATCAAAACTCGAAGTACAATCTATTAGATTTCATCTTCGAATGGAGCTACTTAATCAATCTGGATAGAATTTGGATATGATGTAAAATTTGGTGCATCATATGTCTCAGACACAGCAATTTTCCTCTACACATGGATGATCTGCAAACCCCGACCCCAAAGTGCTGTTGCGTTGGACTCTGGCAAATACTCtcactaattattattattattgttttaaaatacgTCTGATACGGTTCAGTCAGGAAAGTACCAAACCCACATTCGGTACATTGGGAAGGTGCGGCCCCATCCCCTTCCCTCCATTGTGCTCACTATTCAATTTATATCAGTAGTAGAAGAGAGGGCTCTTATTTCTCACACCCCTATCTGATTGAAATCAGAGGCAGTCTTAACTATTTTTTGActttgcaaacaaaattattgGGGATCGAGTACaagtttatttgtttagtaAGTTTCTGTTTTTCGTTCTTAATATTAAATAAGCTTTTCCGTGAAACTAAAATATTGTTAATCAAATTTTCTGGTGATCCCCGATATgacaaatttgaactcttggcCTTATTTGATAACTATGAAAGTACACCAACCGCAGATTTCACTACCAGGTACTTGAATTGAAAGGACTTAAAACGTGTAGGGCTTGACCGTGAAACTTTTAGACTGGCACAACTTACCAGTCCTAAAACTTAAGGGTAACCCCTAGCCCCAAAACTGAGGCTGTTGCCTTAATGCCTTAACTGGAAGGTTCAGGATGACCAGGGTGCCTCAGAGGCTTAGCCTGACTCATTTCCCGCTGCCCACAAAGTTCAAAGGGCATTGAGGGCTGTCCTCCAGGCTCCGATACCATGCACTCAGCTCTACGCACTGTGGCTCTGTCCTTCTTTGCTTAGGCCAGCTTTGAGAAAACTCTACCAACCCCTGACGTCACCTTTGAACTCAAGGGCGGGGCAGTGGTAATATAGTAATAATCCACAAAATCTTAGGGCAAATGGATATAAGAGAGGGAGACAAGATCATCTGCCACGCTCGAATCTCAACAGGAGTACGTGGCTGACCCCACATTGACGCGTGTCCAAAACACTCAGCGGACCTCCATGCTTGAGCATTACCAGCAACCGGTGCAGCCGGTCACTGTCTCGCTCACTCTACTTCTTCCCGCGAACTTCCTATATAAACCTCACCGAACATCCCCGCAATGGCGGTTCCGTACAAATCCACACCACCTTTGTTCGCTTCACTCCTAGGGTTAgcatttttctcattcttttccaCCTTTTCTgatccttctatttttttttatatcttcattttttttccctttgtggTAGTTCTCGGACATCGAGAATACTGACGTGcagtttcttttctttgtcCTATGTTTAAAagttttcttgtttggttgccgagaaaatgtgagaaaaaaaagtaGAGAAATTAAGAGTTGGAAACTTCATTGAGGTTGTCGTCACCCTTCATTTTCCGAAAATAAGGGGCATGAAATGAAAATTcgtaaattttgttttttttatccgCAATTTTCTCGAGAAAAAACGGAGGTTGGGGTTAATCCGGTGCTATGTTTGAGTCtgatcttttaaaatatttacctGTAGTTGTTTTAGACAGTGAGAAAGAATaccattgtttttctttgacGGTGTGTTTAGCGGTGTGTttagttgctgagaaaatgtgagaaaaagcACTGGAACTGACGTTTCGGGTCTTTGATTCTAATTTCTGACCAAATGGAACTGTTTGACTGGGACGAGGcgagttttttattttccaagcCGGAAGTTTAGAATTTCTGTTTGTTcgtctgttttttattttcttggcagCCAAACAGGTCAGGTTAAGTTGTTGCGTGGAGTTTTGACTCATGTGATTCATGTGGTTTCGTGATTGATTTGACATGTGTTCTTTTGTTGCTTTTAGTTTGGTTTACGTGGTTAGACCTAGGCGGATGTAACGATGTTTAGGATTAGTTATTAAACGATGAATTCCTTTAAATTTACTGAAAATATGGATTCAATAAGAAGGAATCCTGTAAAATTCAGCTTTTATTGGCCTTTGTTGGCTGCTGTTGCAgtgtatacacacacacataggATTactgtttgtttgatttttctttcccctttttttttttggtgatttttttttcctcttccttttcccttttgtaggtttatatatatatatatatatatatatgattactatttgtttgatttttcattttgagtTGTATTACTTTTtggttggtttttctttttcccttttggaggtttgggtatatatatatagtttctgCAAGTCTTTCTTGTTATTCACATATCTTCTGCACGCTAATAGTTGTGGAGATTCTTGTCTATTTGTTTTGATGGAATATGTTTTTAAAGCAAACATTtctgaaggaaaatgaaaaattcagGTCTAAAGAGAAAAACTAACTCAAGAGAATAGGTTTTTCCTAAGTTTTACTGTAAAATTATTCGCAAAATGAATTGAGTCGTAGAGAAAATTTTTGGATCTATTTTCTGCCAAAACAGGCAGAGGccagaaaatttggaaaattttagcTTGACCTTCTAACATGAGTTGATTGTGATCGAGTCCTAGTTTATTTGTTCGTTTCTCTACTGATGCTTAGATTGGTAAGAAAGtgatgcataattttttttcctctctttgcTGCCACTGTGCAAATAGATTTTAGGCGGTTGTTTGATTTGGTGCTGTTCCACTATGAGTTCTTTATTCACAAATTCATCTGAGGTTGTTCCACTATGAGTTGTTTATTCACAAATTCATCTGAGGTTCGTCTGTTAATTCAATTGACGCTTGTTTTTATCATCTAAAATGCTGCTAGGGATGGCTCTGGATGCCTACTTGGAGACCTACTTAGATTCCAATAGCCAATTGGCAGCACCTCTGGTGGGACCTGAGTGGGTGGCTGGAGGCATTCCAAGGTCCACCATCTCTAACAGCTTCTTCCAAAAAGATGGTCAGTCTTTGAGTTGCATTGTTTGGTAACTTGTCTAATTCCATTCCTACACATGCAGTTTTGAATGTGGTTTTGGTTTCCAGGAACATGGACCCAAATAACACAATGAACTCAAGTCTGAGTGTTTGGGCAAGTTCTTTGATAATAGATTCTTTGTCCACAGATGCCAACTTGTTACTTTCTGGAGGTCCCCAATCGTGGAGAAGCGCTAGCACCAACATGGAGTCCTACCTTAGCTTACCCTCATCTCCTATGTCATTCTCATCACATAATCTAAGCATTTCAGGCTCTTCTGGTATTGATGATTCCTCCGCAATGGAACAGACATCTCCTCTAGACAAAAATTGCAGACAAGTGTGGAAAaggcagcagcagcagcaacagcaaCTAGGAGTTGTTAATGCTACATCTCAGCCACCATCTCAAACACATTACCTTTCACTTCTTACTGGCATAAAACAGGAGCCTGATAATTCTACCCAGATGCCTAAAAAACCCAGACTAGAAGTCCAGGAAGAAGATTTTCTGCACCAGCAGATAATTCAACAACTGCTGCAGAGGAAGGACTCTTTGCAATTGCAAGGTCATAATCCGCACCTACAAGCCTGGATTCAGCAGCATAAAATGCGAAATCAGCAGCATCAAAAGATTTTGCAGTCTATTCAACAGTTGCAAGGCGTTGACATGCAACAACAGCAGCAACAAATGAGGAACCAGCTGCAGCAGCAGGGTACACATGAAGTATCTGCCATGCGCCCCTCTGATTCTGGTATATGTTCTCGCCGACTAATGCAGTACATGTATCATCAGCGGCATCGACCACCTGTGAGTTGTTGGTTTAATCAACATAGTCTTCAAATGATGGTTATGATTTCATggttattgttgttattattatcattatttgtcattttcaaatgacggtttcttctttttccttggcTGTTTATTTGTGGAGATTTCCTGGCATCAGAAGTTTATTTCtattcttcatgcttctgcttTTGTTTCAGTAGTCTATTCCTTGATTTGTCCTTAGATAtggtttaaatgttattttttttcttctataggACAATGCCATTTCCTACTGGAGGAAATTTGTAGCGGAGTATTATTCTCCTTGTGCCAAGAAAAGGTGGTGTTTATCTTTGTATGATAATGTTGGACATCATGCCGAAGGTGTTTTTCCTCAGTCAGCTATGGTCAGTTCTCATGCCACTgacacatttttctttttggtactAATGAAAGATGTATGGCTTTGTACGCATTTACAGCACATTGGTCAGTTCTCATGCCTACTTAGTTGTAGAAATCTATCATAACCTATGACCTTATAAGGATCCATTTTTGCACAAGCTAAAATGCTGTTCTTTTGTACATGCTTGCCTTTCTGtgtctcatttttattatttcttttcctttatgatTGATTGTGTGTCTAGTTAATTGTTAGATCTGCAGTAGGGGGTCGAGGACCATATTGGAGCTCATAGAAAGACTTGAACCAGTTCTATGTGGGATCCCCATTGGAGTCCAGACTTCACCAAACCTGATGGCATATGCTGTCACTTTCATGCACATAACATGATATATGCGCATCCTtgtatttattactttattctAACCAGTTCATAAATATCCTTTACATTGTAACTTTGATGTAACATATACAAATTATTGTACTTCTTACTGTTTTCTTTCTAGCACTTTTATCTTTCAGAACTTCCTTTCTAGCATGCTCATATCTTCCCAGGTTTTACTgtaagttttctttctttttttgtagaaataaatataacatggcatttgaaaaataattttattgaaagatATTTAGTGGTTTAAGTTGAAGATAATTATGTTGAAAgataattttctttagattcttttttctcttatggTTATATTAGCGATTCGCTTAAGTTATAGTGTTATATATTCTTATGCATGTATAAATTAGGTGTGAATGTGCATTGGCTCTTATCTTGGTCTTGCAATAAAGTTTATAAGCTCTTCTCTTGTCCTAGCAATAACGTTGATGATACACAAGAATGCACACTATAACTGACAGCATCCATTTTCCACCAATGATTTCTTTTGAATGACAAAGTtttcttatccttttttttttttcctaattttgaagttttagattttaaatacaATCAGTCTTCTCATTCCATTTGAAACTTGTTTCTATGCAAGTTATTATTTCCTTCATATGTTACATCTTATCATCTTATCTGTGAGTTCCATTTTTCATTTCCCACATGACAATCCTACCTATTTACAGTAGGCCAATACTGGTGTTGTTACCTCAAAATGTTCAAACTGTGTTGCTCTTTTTGTTACTTTCAGGATACATGGCAGTGTGACATTTGTGGTTCTAGATCAGGGAGGGGATTTGGTAAGCAAATCAGTGGTCCAGATTGTTTTTCTCCAAAAATGGAGATTTCTTTATCTTTTGCCTTCTAGTTCTAGTATTCTTAGCCATCATTAGTgctatttctttttcattgatGTTCGGCATTGTGTCTGGTTTTATTGATTAATGATATCCAAATTTTGTTGTTACTTGCACTTTCAgctattttgttttcaaatttatttgagaGAATATTATTGATTGCCATAATTAAAGGGCTTGACTCCCTTGTCTGGTAGATGTACTGCATCCAACAAGAAGTGTATGTACAAACGTTCAATTTATCCACTGAAACTATGTTGTTAGCCTCCGGCATTCATATTTGCagtatattattttcttattgtaaGTTCTGGTCCtgttaagagaaaaatggaagttCAAGCTGGAAATCTTGGTTGAGGTGTCTTGCCTCCAGTGGATGCTGATCCTGGTATCAGCTACAGTGCTTCACTATAAATCAACCCTTAACTTTTGAACTGCTCTTGGAAGAGGAAAACTGAAGTTTTAACATGAAGACTGATTTCTGAGTCACATGTTTTTGTCCAGTATCTTCACTCTAGAAGTTATCACCTTATTAAATTGTGTGGTTGTTATTGCTATTATTCTCTTTAATGAAAAGACATTTCATGTACTTGTCTTGGTGTGAGAGAGGTTCATTGTCAGAAGAATTCATTgccacaaatttttttttcttgtgatgGTGCTAAGACTCATATTAGCCAATACACACAATGAACATAAGCAACTGGCAGGAAATCACTTCCCAACATGTATTATTCCTCACACAATACAAGAAACCAAGGCTGACAAGTAAACAATAAGCCTATGCAAAAactttatctctctctctctctctctctcgctctttctctctctttgttaCATGTACAATAGGATATTTATAAGCAACCAGAGGACATTAGTTACTTTTAAGTAACTCACATTTTAGAGACCCAGCCCATGTTTTGCCATGTCTTGGTAGTTCCTCCTTGTTCACAACTTCTCCTCAGGTGTTGCTAGGTGTCCCACACACTTTGACCCTCCATCAGGTACTACCAAGAGGCCCATGCGTCTCTGCAACACACCTCCATGTCTGCTGATGAATAGGGAGTCACTTCTCCATGGAATAGTTACCCTATGTTTGTTTATGAACAGGGGTAACATCTCCATGCACTAGACATCTTAGTAAGTATCCTCACATCTCAACTAACCAGTCCCAAATGTCTTGCATGCTTCTCCTCCTTGGGTTTGCATGCGTGCACTCACGTACTCATGTGTGCCTTGTCAAGCCAACACTTGCTTAGCGTGAGAGCCTTTCATCTTGTGTTTTAGTGTCTCATGACTTTGGTTGTGCCCAAGCTTCATGCATATAGCATTGCCCATGTTCAATCCATGCATCAAGTTGCTAACAACCTGTCTTGTCTTAGCTACACAATGCACATCTGCTATGTTTCATGCCCCTATCCCTTACCTAAGCTATTGTGCACTTGGGTGTGTGAAAGTCCTCATGGAGCCTTGCACTTGTTTGTGGAAAGTCTTTGTGTCTTaagcatagttttaaaaggtgtaAGACACACCTAAGGCACAAAAGTCTACTAGAACTTGGGCACAAGGTGCAACATAAGACGAGCACCGGAGCCAAGAGAAACATGACATaggatgcatatcaattttataaaatatgatccaaaatctaatccaattgttaaaaaatttaagattccaaatattcaaaaaaGCATTCAACAAAAAAGTAGTAAATTTCAATATGCGATTAGAAATTTCAAtgataaaattgtttaaaagggaaaagaatGTTGATGAGGCATACCTTTCCAACAAGGCACATCCCTTAGCAAGGGAGGTGCTATAACTAAGTAGTGGTTGTGCCTTAGGCCTAGGCGTGCTTTAAGAGCATCTTTTAAAACTACAGTCTCAGGTGTGCCTGTGCCATGCTATAGCCCACATCCTTACGTTACCCCAATTGAGACTATCACTCCATCCCTAAAGAGCATTTCGACCATTTTCAACCTATTTGGACGAGATATCAAGGGTGCTTCTGTAGGTATAATGTATTTTCTCTAATgagagaatttaaaaaaataccccATTACTTGGAAAATTCTTCTTAGGTCTCTAGCAACTTAGGGAACCTATCAAAGCACCAACACCGAACACTCACCATGTCAACCTATGTGAGTGTGCTATGCCATTTCTAGACGTCATGCCAGCAAGTCATGCAATGTGTGCTGGTAATGTTGTGTGCCCTTGCATCACCCCCTGCTGCCTACCACACACAACCTTGCTGTGATTTGTGCCACTCAACCTGCTTTGATCCCTCAAGGATGATGCTGCCAAGTTCCCAACAACGCACATCATTTACAGCCGCTACCTCTGCCATGAATATGTTTTCCAAGCAACATCACCTTGTCTATGTTTAGGCATGCCACCACCAACATGCATTAGGCCATGTGGGGCACAAGCTGTTATCTCACATGCCCATGCTGCACCCTCTAATAGCTAGGGTGCTAGCATTCATCTTCTAGGTACTTCCAGCAGGTAACCACTCCAGGGTTTCCCAGCTTGGTTAACTAGTCCAGCTGTAATGATCAATAAACTGAGATTGATATCTAATTCTGGCCACTTCTTTGACCAGAAGCATTACTAATTGTGGTTTGGACAGGCAGGCAACATTTGCCTtctgtattttgatttttctggaCTACTAAAATTTTCCTATTCAGGTCCTATAACAATGTTTATTTGTAGGTGTAAAATAACAGGTCTTACCCATATGTACTTTGATCTGTATGTATGTGCTTCATTTGTGGTACACCTTAATAACCATACAGTCACTCTGTGTTGGCTGACTCATTGATCTTAACTTTTTACGTTCCATTTTAGCTAGAGTTGTTATGATCATTGAAATTCTCTTTAATCTGCGAGTATATAACGTCTTTCTTTATCTATTTCTTCTATGCAGAGGCAATTTTTGAAGTGCTTCCTCGGcttattaaaataaactttGAGAGTGGTGTTATCGATGAGCTTTTGTTCGTAGATTTGCCTCATGAAAGTAGATTCTCTTCTGGATTAATGATGTTAGAATATGGAAAAGCAGTTCAGGAGAGTGTCTATGAGCAACTTCGCGTTGTTCGTGAGGGTCAACTTCGCATTATTTTCACTCATGATTTGAAGGTTAGTTAAACTGCTGTTGCATATAAAACTGGTAGGTTATATTATTAAATGTCCGGTATTTATTGGTGACTTTTGCTTACAATGATATCTTACTTATCTTGTTAACCCTTTATTACCTTAGATACTGTCTTGGGAGTTTTGCACAAGGCGTCATGAAGAACTTTTGCCTCGTCAGTTGGTTGCACCTCAGGTATTGATCAGATGATTTTCTCCTACTTGTCTTTGTGACATAGTCCAGTTCCACAAAGGTCAAAGTACTAGCTcctcaaatttatattttcagaAGTTCTTCAGTTGCTAAATTCTGTGCTTCCTTTCCAAATTGATTGGAATATCATTATTTTGACCTTTCCAGCTACCATTCTTCTTGATATTAATGGAAGAACCTTTAATCAATTTGTCATTTTTGGTTGAGCATTACAATCATCGTTCCTATTTTCTGGACCAGATTGAAACCAGAAGATGGAAATTAGTGTGTGCATTAGGATCAGGTTTCAACCAAGAAGCaatgtattaattttaaatagataatTCACTGCTACTTTTTGATTAATTGTTCCTCAGTCCTGGAAAGGTTACTGAAGGTACTTGGTATAACCATTTTGTTATGGAAGTCCTTGAATTTAACATATCTTGCTACTGGCTGCAACCCTATTGTAAGTTGTAACTTACATTCCTTAAACATGTGCTCTCATTTGCAGGTTAATCAGTTAGTTCATGCTGCCCAGAAATATCAAACCACAATGAATGGAAGTAAATCTGATGGGTTTTGTGCACAAGATTTGCTAGTAAATTGCAATAGGTGAGTTTTGTTTAACACCCccatgtttgttttattttcttaaaacatgATTTCCTAAGGTTATATTAAATCGGCTTGCTACCTCATACATGCATATGTTATATTTGTAATTGCGTTCAGCCATGGGTAACTCTCTAATAActgtttttaatttcatttgaggGCCTTTAGTGGAGGAAATGTTATAGAGGCTTCAGCTTCCTTCATGTTAATGGCTGCTGTCATAAACCAGGAATAAGCATCTAAAAGTTAAAGggataaattagaaaattcacCCCTCTGCTTTCACCCTGTTTCAATGTGGTTCCTAAACCTTTTTTGAAGCAATGTCAACCTTGAATTTTCCCCAATGTGTCAAATAGATTCTTATGTCAGGGATTTCTGTTACTATGGATGGAGAAGCACACATGCTTGTTATCTGGGCACTGCATGATAGGTTCTGTTTAGTGAAAAgaggaaggaaaaagagtaaGGATTGAAGATTGAAGGTTGGAACAAACcacaaaaaattgaagattgAATGGTGCCTAGGGCCTAttaaaactccaaaaataatacCATTTACTAATTAATCCAATGAAAAACTCTATTTTGAAAACCTAATTTAATGATAAACCCTAAAAATTATTGACAGTAAAATTAGATGGAATTCTTCCAATATCAGTCATACAATCAACTTTTTACATACAAATTAACCAGCTCATTCTAAAATCCAAACCCACATATGAGTTAATAACAATTGTTCAAACACAGTATAACAAAAAAACCCACCCACATATGGAGTTAATAACAATTGTTCAAACTCAGTGTAACAAAAAACCCAGAAATTTCAGTACCTTTGCATATATTGATAAATTCATGACTTGATTTCAAACCTAGAGACCAATATCCTGTGTCAATATGATTTCTGTGATTTCCTTGTTTGTAGGTAGAGTTGTAAGTAGTTTGTTTAGGGCTTCTAGTGATGGTGTCTCCTCAACCTTCAGCTTTacggttttttattttattttttctttttaccaaacaaaatctattaaatataaaactataattatGCTTAAATTGCATGTGGTGCCGAGATGACTAGCATGTGTACTTCTCCATCCAGTCTTATGGAAATCCTGAATAGATGGATCTATTTAACATTTGGGAATAGTTTGAGGGTGACATTACTTCAAAAAAAGGTT
Proteins encoded in this window:
- the LOC117931089 gene encoding probable transcriptional regulator SLK3 isoform X1, whose product is MLLGMALDAYLETYLDSNSQLAAPLVGPEWVAGGIPRSTISNSFFQKDDANLLLSGGPQSWRSASTNMESYLSLPSSPMSFSSHNLSISGSSGIDDSSAMEQTSPLDKNCRQVWKRQQQQQQQLGVVNATSQPPSQTHYLSLLTGIKQEPDNSTQMPKKPRLEVQEEDFLHQQIIQQLLQRKDSLQLQGHNPHLQAWIQQHKMRNQQHQKILQSIQQLQGVDMQQQQQQMRNQLQQQGTHEVSAMRPSDSGICSRRLMQYMYHQRHRPPDNAISYWRKFVAEYYSPCAKKRWCLSLYDNVGHHAEGVFPQSAMDTWQCDICGSRSGRGFEAIFEVLPRLIKINFESGVIDELLFVDLPHESRFSSGLMMLEYGKAVQESVYEQLRVVREGQLRIIFTHDLKILSWEFCTRRHEELLPRQLVAPQVNQLVHAAQKYQTTMNGSKSDGFCAQDLLVNCNRFLRAGHQLARNLELQLVDELGFSKRYVRCLQIAEVVDSMKDLMIFVRDSNIGPIESLKNYPREATTVKIKKKQLHHGEQPESGQDSLSNRASNLRDISSGLMTGSEEGALALTTRYQKMMRQSSLNSNSSTVKREPCLFNSSIPGASSLPVQRPKSSSPGLIQIPPPVNSSSSVHSSQGSQNTQHCMIQKLLQEMMNNNRAKGLHNSNGGEEEVLCGINTSTIGGLPKKARGTSVVRNELGCRDSTAAVASPANVLGSFVGRDKSFKAASSSKSSGTSENNGLVKREPDLPVPEAVQDVAHGLYENDVFNADQESMEYGWKA
- the LOC117931089 gene encoding probable transcriptional regulator SLK3 isoform X2 — encoded protein: MALDAYLETYLDSNSQLAAPLVGPEWVAGGIPRSTISNSFFQKDDANLLLSGGPQSWRSASTNMESYLSLPSSPMSFSSHNLSISGSSGIDDSSAMEQTSPLDKNCRQVWKRQQQQQQQLGVVNATSQPPSQTHYLSLLTGIKQEPDNSTQMPKKPRLEVQEEDFLHQQIIQQLLQRKDSLQLQGHNPHLQAWIQQHKMRNQQHQKILQSIQQLQGVDMQQQQQQMRNQLQQQGTHEVSAMRPSDSGICSRRLMQYMYHQRHRPPDNAISYWRKFVAEYYSPCAKKRWCLSLYDNVGHHAEGVFPQSAMDTWQCDICGSRSGRGFEAIFEVLPRLIKINFESGVIDELLFVDLPHESRFSSGLMMLEYGKAVQESVYEQLRVVREGQLRIIFTHDLKILSWEFCTRRHEELLPRQLVAPQVNQLVHAAQKYQTTMNGSKSDGFCAQDLLVNCNRFLRAGHQLARNLELQLVDELGFSKRYVRCLQIAEVVDSMKDLMIFVRDSNIGPIESLKNYPREATTVKIKKKQLHHGEQPESGQDSLSNRASNLRDISSGLMTGSEEGALALTTRYQKMMRQSSLNSNSSTVKREPCLFNSSIPGASSLPVQRPKSSSPGLIQIPPPVNSSSSVHSSQGSQNTQHCMIQKLLQEMMNNNRAKGLHNSNGGEEEVLCGINTSTIGGLPKKARGTSVVRNELGCRDSTAAVASPANVLGSFVGRDKSFKAASSSKSSGTSENNGLVKREPDLPVPEAVQDVAHGLYENDVFNADQESMEYGWKA
- the LOC117931089 gene encoding probable transcriptional regulator SLK2 isoform X3; protein product: MDPNNTMNSSLSVWASSLIIDSLSTDANLLLSGGPQSWRSASTNMESYLSLPSSPMSFSSHNLSISGSSGIDDSSAMEQTSPLDKNCRQVWKRQQQQQQQLGVVNATSQPPSQTHYLSLLTGIKQEPDNSTQMPKKPRLEVQEEDFLHQQIIQQLLQRKDSLQLQGHNPHLQAWIQQHKMRNQQHQKILQSIQQLQGVDMQQQQQQMRNQLQQQGTHEVSAMRPSDSGICSRRLMQYMYHQRHRPPDNAISYWRKFVAEYYSPCAKKRWCLSLYDNVGHHAEGVFPQSAMDTWQCDICGSRSGRGFEAIFEVLPRLIKINFESGVIDELLFVDLPHESRFSSGLMMLEYGKAVQESVYEQLRVVREGQLRIIFTHDLKILSWEFCTRRHEELLPRQLVAPQVNQLVHAAQKYQTTMNGSKSDGFCAQDLLVNCNRFLRAGHQLARNLELQLVDELGFSKRYVRCLQIAEVVDSMKDLMIFVRDSNIGPIESLKNYPREATTVKIKKKQLHHGEQPESGQDSLSNRASNLRDISSGLMTGSEEGALALTTRYQKMMRQSSLNSNSSTVKREPCLFNSSIPGASSLPVQRPKSSSPGLIQIPPPVNSSSSVHSSQGSQNTQHCMIQKLLQEMMNNNRAKGLHNSNGGEEEVLCGINTSTIGGLPKKARGTSVVRNELGCRDSTAAVASPANVLGSFVGRDKSFKAASSSKSSGTSENNGLVKREPDLPVPEAVQDVAHGLYENDVFNADQESMEYGWKA
- the LOC117931089 gene encoding probable transcriptional regulator SLK2 isoform X4; translated protein: MESYLSLPSSPMSFSSHNLSISGSSGIDDSSAMEQTSPLDKNCRQVWKRQQQQQQQLGVVNATSQPPSQTHYLSLLTGIKQEPDNSTQMPKKPRLEVQEEDFLHQQIIQQLLQRKDSLQLQGHNPHLQAWIQQHKMRNQQHQKILQSIQQLQGVDMQQQQQQMRNQLQQQGTHEVSAMRPSDSGICSRRLMQYMYHQRHRPPDNAISYWRKFVAEYYSPCAKKRWCLSLYDNVGHHAEGVFPQSAMDTWQCDICGSRSGRGFEAIFEVLPRLIKINFESGVIDELLFVDLPHESRFSSGLMMLEYGKAVQESVYEQLRVVREGQLRIIFTHDLKILSWEFCTRRHEELLPRQLVAPQVNQLVHAAQKYQTTMNGSKSDGFCAQDLLVNCNRFLRAGHQLARNLELQLVDELGFSKRYVRCLQIAEVVDSMKDLMIFVRDSNIGPIESLKNYPREATTVKIKKKQLHHGEQPESGQDSLSNRASNLRDISSGLMTGSEEGALALTTRYQKMMRQSSLNSNSSTVKREPCLFNSSIPGASSLPVQRPKSSSPGLIQIPPPVNSSSSVHSSQGSQNTQHCMIQKLLQEMMNNNRAKGLHNSNGGEEEVLCGINTSTIGGLPKKARGTSVVRNELGCRDSTAAVASPANVLGSFVGRDKSFKAASSSKSSGTSENNGLVKREPDLPVPEAVQDVAHGLYENDVFNADQESMEYGWKA